One Cryobacterium roopkundense genomic region harbors:
- a CDS encoding GTP-binding protein encodes MQTESFLRVNVVSGLPGAGKSSVARRLGSLPIAMGCSIHDALRTVVLPAAEVTTPATAIEVFVEAPAFVGPLEIASTLMEVPDSPGQLADGHSVRLGDLVTVIDASRFWDDLRSEAPAPIDEGAAPDDEVGNTVGDALVEQIEWASAVVINKTDLVRPIVCEDIRDFVRLLNPSSHVVFAEHGRGSAASWPAPRADMFAWLQRSPGWVGQLNGEALLTRSPLGLSCVVYREVRPFHPLRLAEFLRDRAAEAGEILRSRGLFTLASRPGRVGSWSSAGPTITFEPTGMCTGDPESVLGQEIAFFGRDLDAHRLTENLNGCLLTTDEFLAGPLQWQVLADPFPRWRLGDSDED; translated from the coding sequence ATGCAGACAGAATCATTTCTCAGGGTCAACGTCGTCAGTGGGCTGCCCGGCGCCGGCAAGTCGTCCGTGGCACGACGGCTCGGATCCTTGCCCATCGCGATGGGCTGTTCCATTCACGACGCACTCCGCACAGTTGTCCTCCCCGCGGCCGAGGTGACCACGCCGGCGACGGCCATCGAGGTTTTCGTCGAGGCCCCGGCATTCGTTGGACCGCTGGAAATCGCGAGCACCCTTATGGAGGTGCCCGATTCACCCGGCCAGCTCGCCGACGGCCACAGTGTGCGGCTCGGCGACCTCGTCACGGTGATTGACGCCTCGCGATTCTGGGACGACCTGCGCAGCGAGGCGCCCGCCCCGATTGACGAGGGCGCGGCTCCCGACGACGAGGTAGGCAATACCGTCGGGGATGCGCTCGTGGAGCAGATCGAATGGGCCAGTGCGGTGGTCATCAACAAGACCGACCTCGTGCGGCCGATCGTCTGCGAAGACATCCGGGACTTCGTACGTTTGCTCAATCCCTCGAGCCATGTGGTCTTCGCCGAACACGGCCGTGGCTCGGCCGCCTCCTGGCCCGCACCGCGCGCTGACATGTTCGCCTGGCTGCAGCGCAGTCCCGGGTGGGTGGGGCAGCTCAACGGCGAGGCGTTGCTGACCCGCAGTCCGCTCGGTCTCTCCTGTGTGGTGTACCGAGAGGTGCGACCTTTCCATCCGCTGCGACTGGCGGAGTTTCTGCGCGATCGGGCCGCTGAGGCCGGCGAGATCCTGCGCTCGCGCGGGCTCTTCACCCTTGCGTCACGCCCGGGCCGCGTCGGATCCTGGAGCAGCGCCGGGCCCACCATCACCTTCGAGCCGACCGGCATGTGCACGGGTGACCCCGAATCCGTGCTCGGGCAGGAGATCGCGTTTTTCGGCCGCGACCTCGACGCCCACCGGCTGACCGAGAACCTGAACGGATGCCTGCTCACGACCGATGAATTCCTCGCGGGCCCCCTGCAGTGGCAGGTTCTCGCCGACCCGTTTCCGCGCTGGAGGCTCGGGGACAGTGATGAGGACTGA